Genomic window (Pseudomonas azadiae):
GTTCTGGTCGTCCATGAACTGGCGAGTCATCACACTCACTGATTGCGGGGTTTCCCGCAGGCTGTGTTCGCCCTTGCCGATGGTGACCGCGCCGGTGGTGTAGGACCCGGTGCCGTCGGTGGTCGCGCCCAGACGTTCGCCGCTGATCAGGGTGGCGCCCAGGTTCAGCGCGCTGGCGTCGGCCACTTGCGGCAATAACAACCAAGCGCCGTCGCCCTGGCGCTGGGCTTGCAGGCCCTGGCCGCGCAGCAGCTGCTCGAGTGCCTGCCGGGGATCGAGGCGGTCACTCAAGCCTGGGCTGGTTTTACCGGCGACGCTGGTAGCGTCGTACGAGAGGCTGATGCCGGCTTGGCGAGCGAATTGATCAAGGGCACTCGTCAGGGCACCAGCAGCAATGTTCCAATCGCGGGCCTGGGCGTCACTCGCCAGCGTTTCGGCCGGTGCGGCCACGGGGGCAACTGCGTAGCTCAGGCAGGCGCTGAGCAAGGCGGCTTGCACCGCACGCAGGAGGGGAGAACGGGAGAAGGGGAACGCTTGCATGACCGCGTGATGCTCCTGAAGGAAGTGGACAGAACCGGCCTGTTGATCGGCCTTTCCTTACAGGTCGAGCGGCAATGAGAATTCACCTCATTTATTTTTTGAAAAATCACACGCGGGGTGAAACCGTCACCCAATAGCGGCTGCGGTAAGTGACATTGACCTTGAGTGACTGCGCAACCAGGCCCAGCACTTGATCGGTGTCGTCCAATTGATAAGTGCCCGACACCCGCAATCCGGCTACCGCCTCGCTGCAACGCAGCAGGCCATTGCGATAGCGGCCCAGCTCGCTGAGGAAATCGTCCAGGCGCATGTTTTGCGCAGTGATCACGCCTTCGCTCCAGGCCCAGGGATCGAGGCCGTTGGCGACGGCCGGGCGAATGCCGCTGCGGTTGAACAGCACCTGTTCGCCGGGCTTGAGCACTTGGCGCGCATTGCTGGCATGGCTGCTGGTAAATACCGCCACTTCGCCTTGTTGCACCGCGAGGAGGGTGACTTGGGCTTCTTCGCGCACCAGCAAACGCGTGCCGAGCGCGCGCAGGTAACCGTCGCGGGTCTGCACCCAGAACGGCCGGTTGTCGGCACCGGTGCTCACCAGCATTTCACCCTGGCGCAACTGCACCAGACGCCGCTCGGACGTAAAGGCTGTGTCGAAGGCGCTGGCACTGTTGAGCAGGATCCGGCTGCCGTCGTCCAACGTCACCCAGCGCCGCTCGCCGGTCGCGGTGCGGTAGTCGGCCATCAGGGCGGGCAGGGGGGGGTAGTCGCGGCCGAGCCAGGTCAAGCCGGCGGCCCCGGCAAACAGGCCCAGCAGTTTCAAGCCTTCGCGACGGCTGATGCGTTGACGCGCCCCGCGCAGCGCATGTCGACCGACCTGGGCCGGCAACTGGCTGAAATCGTCATTCATCGTCGCCACCCGCTGCCATACCTGCTGGTGTTCGGCGCTGGTGTGCAGCCAGCGCTCGAACGCGGCGGTGCTGGCATCGTCGGCGACGTTGAAGCGTAGCGTGATCATCCACTGGATAGCCTGGTCCACCAGGCGCGGGTCAACTGTCGACATAACGTAACCGATAGCAGGCGTGCAGCGCCTTGGACAGGTCACGTTCCACCGTGGCCTTGGACACGCCGAGGCGCAGGGCGATCTGTGCGCAGGTCAGGCCGTCCAGTTGCGCCAGCAAAAAAGCTTCGCGCACCCGTGGCTTGAGCTGATCGAGCAGGCGGTCGATGCGCTCCAGGCTATCGAGGATCAGCAGCCGGATTTCTTCCGACGGTATTTCGACTTGCGGGAAATACGCGAGGCTCTCCAGGTAAGCGCGTTCCAGCTCACGGCGTCGGTATTGGTCGATCATCAGGCTGCGCGCGATGCTGCTCAGGTAGGCACGCGGCTGCTGCAAGGTCTGCTGCTTGCGCGCGTTGAGCAGGCGCACGAAGGTTTCCTGGGCCAGATCGGCAGCGTGCTCACGGCAACCGGTGCGCCGGCTCAACCAGCCGCGCAGCCAGGAGTGATGGGCGTGATACAGCTG
Coding sequences:
- a CDS encoding FecR domain-containing protein codes for the protein MSTVDPRLVDQAIQWMITLRFNVADDASTAAFERWLHTSAEHQQVWQRVATMNDDFSQLPAQVGRHALRGARQRISRREGLKLLGLFAGAAGLTWLGRDYPPLPALMADYRTATGERRWVTLDDGSRILLNSASAFDTAFTSERRLVQLRQGEMLVSTGADNRPFWVQTRDGYLRALGTRLLVREEAQVTLLAVQQGEVAVFTSSHASNARQVLKPGEQVLFNRSGIRPAVANGLDPWAWSEGVITAQNMRLDDFLSELGRYRNGLLRCSEAVAGLRVSGTYQLDDTDQVLGLVAQSLKVNVTYRSRYWVTVSPRV
- a CDS encoding sigma-70 family RNA polymerase sigma factor; translation: MSSDHPLDHAAIGQLYHAHHSWLRGWLSRRTGCREHAADLAQETFVRLLNARKQQTLQQPRAYLSSIARSLMIDQYRRRELERAYLESLAYFPQVEIPSEEIRLLILDSLERIDRLLDQLKPRVREAFLLAQLDGLTCAQIALRLGVSKATVERDLSKALHACYRLRYVDS